TGTTCATACACGCCTGCGGCGATTTTGTAGTCAAGGACCTGCAGCCCGGTGAGACACTGAAAGTAGATACAGGTTCATTAGTCGGGTTCGAATCATCTGTCCAGTATGACATTACAAGGGCAGGCGGTATCAAGACATCTCTGTTCGGCGGTGAAGGCCTGTTCCTGACAACACTCACAGGACCGGGCAGGGTAATCATCCAGTCACTTAGCATCGCCAACCTGGCGGCTGCACTTGCACCCCATATGTCAATAGGGGATTCGGGCAGTAGCGGCAGTGGCGGCCTCTCTATCGGCAAACTTATCGGCGATTAGAATAAGAAAACATCAACTACAGTGCCTGCTCCGTATCCTTCGATATTGGGCGGCACCACCACATATCCATCGGCCCTGGCAACTGAGCTCAGTATCCCGGCACCCGATACCATTAATGGTTCAACCTCGTCCTGCCTTATTTGTACGCGCACAAAAGTGTGATATCCCTGGCGGGATGTGATCTTTTCCATAAGAGGTAACCGTATCACTGTAGGTGGACGATTTGGAAAATGTCCGAGTATCCTGATAGCCTCCTTCCCGAAAACTAAAAGTGCAATAAGACCTGCAACAGGATAACCTGGCATACAAAGCACTGGCTTATTATCCACAACTCCCAGGGCTGTTGGTTTGCCAGGGCTTATGGCCACGCCGTGTACCAGCAGTTCACCTAAGGTTTCTACAGCAGCAGGCACATGGTCACGCTCACCCACTGATGTGCCGCCGCTGATGATTATCATATCGGCATCTGACCCTGCCACTATGGACTGCTCTATGAGTTGTGGGTTATCGGTGACTATCTTGCTGATCCTGGGGATACCGCCCATTTTGTTGACAAATGAGGCAGTCATCAGGCTGTTGGTCTCCCATACCTGTCCGGGCTCCAGGGATGCCCCTCTTTCCACAACTTCTTCACCGGTCGGTATAATCGCAACCAATGGCCTGTGGAATACCTCTACATCCACGATACCGGTTGATGCCAGTACTGCCAGGTCCCAGGGACGCAGCTGGTGTCCTGTACTGAAAAGTCGCTCACCGGCAGCCACATCTTCACCTATTCCGCCCACATGTTTTTCCGGGTGTACCTGTGCCATAACCTCTACAACACCATCCAAAGACCTGGTATCCTCCAGCATCACAACCGCATCAGCACCAGGGGGCATGGCCGAACCGGTATGCACCCGCTGGCAGGTGTCAGGAGTAACATCTTTTTCTGTCAGTGTAAAGACGATCGGTGATGATGTAGATGCACCAAGTGTATCGGCAGCGTTCACTGCATACCCGTCCATGGCAGCACGCCTGTAATGGGGCACGTCACAGTCGGCAATCACTTCAGAAGCAAGCACCCTGCTTTGTGCATTTTCGATGGGAATGCTCTCAATACTTTTTATCGGCTGAATTGTATCGAAAAATGTCTTTCTTGCAGTGTCCAAATCCACACGTGACCTGAATAATTTATCCATAAACTTCCTTCAACCGCCAGATACGGGCGGGAATAAGGTGATCTCGTCGCCATCATTGAGTACAGTGTCCAGGCCGTCCTTGTCCTTAACACTGATACCGTTGACCATAACATGGATGAACGGGTGTATCTCGCCGTTTTTGATGATCAGTTCTCCGAGGCCGTCATATTTACCTATAAGAATATCTATTACTTCACGAAGATCACTGCCGTCGGCTTCGATCTTTGCTTTTCCGACCTGTTCCCTGAGGTTTGCGAATAATTTTATTGTGACTTTAGCCATATGAACTCTCAAGTTAATGCTGTTATTATAAATATTTTCGTCGGGGTTTTTACTTCAATCCTTAATATGACTTCAACAGTTTATCGAGGCAGTCCAACAAATCAAAATTTCAAGCTACGAAAATTACATATATCGATAACGAAATGCGTTTATAATTTCCGATACGTTGAAAAAAGATTGTGTTAAATGAACTTTGAAGGGAAAATATTATTGCTCATGGTCCATAACATGTAATATAATATTGATGTGTGGGCGTGTTCATGGATGATAAGAAAACAGAACGATGATGTAGATGAGGTCAGTATTGGAACAATAATCATAATCATTGGCCTTTTGTTTATATTATTTACACCCGTTTTCTCTGATTTTTTTTATATTCCCAGGGAAATAACAGGATATGAAGATAAGACTACCAGAATTGGAAGCAATATTTCTCAGTTCACTTTTATTTCGATAGGTATATTAACAATCTTTATCGGATGTTGTATCTTTTTCAGGAATTTTATGAATATCACTATTGACTATCTGGTGGATAAGTGGAATAAAAAGAAAAGGGGCCAGTGATTGCCCCGTATTTATCTAAGATACTCTATCTCGTGCATGACCATCATAGACCTTTCGACGAACTTTTTTCA
The sequence above is drawn from the ANME-2 cluster archaeon genome and encodes:
- a CDS encoding molybdopterin molybdotransferase MoeA, which encodes MDKLFRSRVDLDTARKTFFDTIQPIKSIESIPIENAQSRVLASEVIADCDVPHYRRAAMDGYAVNAADTLGASTSSPIVFTLTEKDVTPDTCQRVHTGSAMPPGADAVVMLEDTRSLDGVVEVMAQVHPEKHVGGIGEDVAAGERLFSTGHQLRPWDLAVLASTGIVDVEVFHRPLVAIIPTGEEVVERGASLEPGQVWETNSLMTASFVNKMGGIPRISKIVTDNPQLIEQSIVAGSDADMIIISGGTSVGERDHVPAAVETLGELLVHGVAISPGKPTALGVVDNKPVLCMPGYPVAGLIALLVFGKEAIRILGHFPNRPPTVIRLPLMEKITSRQGYHTFVRVQIRQDEVEPLMVSGAGILSSVARADGYVVVPPNIEGYGAGTVVDVFLF
- a CDS encoding MoaD/ThiS family protein: MAKVTIKLFANLREQVGKAKIEADGSDLREVIDILIGKYDGLGELIIKNGEIHPFIHVMVNGISVKDKDGLDTVLNDGDEITLFPPVSGG